The following are encoded in a window of Bacillus sp. SORGH_AS_0510 genomic DNA:
- a CDS encoding Bcr/CflA family multidrug efflux MFS transporter — MNKPSGKKRIQLALLLGSLGLLGPFTIDTYLPSFPTIVKDYHTTASLVQISLTSCLLGLGLGQLIIGPLSDVKGRRKPLIFFIILYLLASLTCAIAPNIYFLIGSRLVQGFAAAGGLVISRAIVRDLFSGRELTKFFTMMVLVGNLGPIVAPIAGGGILAFTNWHGVFVALACLGAVLFFTVIFKLEETLPVENRVPSNLPQIIKNFGSLFRDRTFMGYALTQGCTTAGIFAYVSGIPFVYQNIYGVTPQQFSFLFGVNGIALIIGSQMVGRLADFIPEKTFLKIGLVISNVAGAWLLVALLLKAPLFAVAIPIFFFVSSISIIGTTSFALAIESQGHIAGSASALLGVLPFVLGSITAPLVGIAGANTGVPMGVIIFCASFLAFLSYFSLVRKASIRIQTTNNIIPKR, encoded by the coding sequence TTGAATAAACCGAGTGGAAAGAAACGAATACAGCTGGCTTTACTCCTTGGATCACTTGGACTATTAGGACCTTTTACAATTGATACGTATTTGCCGTCCTTTCCAACGATTGTAAAAGATTATCACACCACAGCTTCACTGGTACAAATTAGTTTAACTTCATGCTTATTAGGTCTAGGTTTGGGGCAATTGATCATTGGCCCTTTGAGCGATGTGAAAGGCCGTCGAAAACCTTTGATCTTCTTTATCATCTTGTATTTACTGGCTTCGCTGACATGCGCTATAGCGCCAAATATTTATTTCCTTATTGGATCTCGTCTAGTCCAGGGCTTTGCCGCAGCAGGTGGACTTGTGATCTCAAGAGCGATTGTCAGAGATCTTTTTAGCGGAAGGGAACTGACCAAGTTTTTTACGATGATGGTGTTAGTTGGGAACCTCGGGCCGATCGTTGCACCGATTGCTGGCGGAGGGATTCTTGCTTTTACCAATTGGCATGGGGTTTTTGTTGCATTGGCTTGTCTTGGTGCGGTGTTGTTCTTCACTGTTATATTTAAATTAGAAGAAACTCTGCCCGTAGAAAATCGTGTTCCTAGCAATCTACCACAAATTATAAAGAATTTTGGTTCATTATTTAGAGACCGAACGTTTATGGGATACGCACTCACGCAAGGTTGTACTACTGCTGGGATTTTTGCCTATGTATCTGGTATTCCGTTTGTCTATCAAAATATTTACGGAGTCACACCCCAACAATTTAGTTTTTTATTTGGAGTAAATGGAATTGCTTTGATTATTGGAAGTCAGATGGTTGGGCGATTGGCAGACTTCATTCCGGAGAAGACATTCTTAAAGATTGGATTGGTCATCTCTAATGTAGCGGGTGCTTGGTTACTCGTTGCTTTGCTTTTAAAAGCACCACTTTTCGCAGTAGCCATCCCAATTTTCTTTTTCGTATCGTCCATCAGTATTATTGGGACGACGTCTTTTGCTTTAGCTATTGAATCACAAGGACACATAGCGGGCAGTGCCTCAGCCTTATTAGGCGTATTGCCTTTTGTTCTCGGTTCAATAACAGCTCCGCTTGTAGGAATAGCAGGGGCGAATACAGGGGTTCCAATGGGTGTTATTATCTTCTGCGCCAGTTTTCTGGCGTTCCTATCCTATTTCAGTTTAGTTCGTAAAGCTTCGATACGGATACAAACTACTAATAACATAATCCCAAAACGCTAA
- a CDS encoding YaiI/YqxD family protein produces MKIYVDADACPVKDNIIAEAMDFKIPVILVTSFSHFSNAEQPSGVKTIYVDSGADAADYRIVKLVEKGDIIVTQDYGLASLGLAKGIIVLHHKGFRYTNENIDQLLQTRYLSAMARKSGQRTKGPKPFTAEDREQFRDLFKQVISSKNLS; encoded by the coding sequence ATGAAAATTTATGTGGATGCAGATGCTTGTCCGGTGAAAGATAATATTATTGCAGAAGCAATGGATTTTAAAATTCCGGTTATCCTTGTTACAAGCTTTTCTCATTTTTCTAATGCAGAACAGCCATCAGGAGTGAAAACCATTTATGTTGATTCTGGAGCAGATGCTGCAGATTATCGGATTGTGAAGTTAGTGGAAAAAGGAGATATTATCGTGACGCAAGATTATGGTCTTGCGTCACTAGGTTTAGCAAAAGGAATTATCGTTCTCCACCATAAAGGATTTAGATATACAAATGAAAATATTGACCAATTATTACAAACACGTTATTTAAGTGCAATGGCTAGAAAAAGCGGACAGCGAACAAAGGGACCAAAGCCTTTTACAGCAGAAGACCGGGAGCAATTTAGGGATCTTTTTAAACAGGTTATTTCTAGTAAAAATTTAAGCTAA
- a CDS encoding hydrolase codes for MDEKRSYFINIQSHEIFAEPNGGEWDFKINATESQVAVLERLFDKTDETDWESYIRAHIPFLEYHHQPENKEYDMRMMVIYSLLYYLGDEKTRAHIRDMGILNNELENEQSLLGYREF; via the coding sequence ATGGATGAAAAACGCAGTTATTTCATTAACATACAATCCCACGAGATTTTTGCTGAACCGAATGGAGGGGAATGGGATTTTAAGATTAACGCAACGGAAAGCCAAGTTGCTGTGCTGGAACGGTTATTTGATAAAACCGATGAAACAGATTGGGAAAGTTATATTCGGGCCCATATTCCATTTCTTGAATACCATCATCAACCCGAAAATAAAGAATATGACATGCGAATGATGGTGATTTATTCTTTACTCTATTATTTGGGCGATGAAAAAACTCGTGCACATATTCGTGATATGGGAATCTTGAATAATGAATTAGAAAACGAACAGTCCCTACTGGGGTACCGTGAGTTTTAA
- a CDS encoding macro domain-containing protein: MPLEIVRNDLTKMKVDAIVNAANTGLQMGGGVCGAIFRAAGAGELQGACDQIGGCQVGEAVITNGFNLEPKYIIHTPGPIWQGGTNQEADLLKNSYFNSLELAKKYRCNSIAFPLISTGIYGYPKEEALQIAISTISSYLLHHDLFVYLVVFDKSSFGISKKLFQSIEEYIDENYVDEAGLTFNRNRVDPYVLEEMRENQCEIFKEAEYSLVNLLDQLDESFSERLLRFIDEKGMTDVETYKRANLDRRLFSKIRTSVDYSPKKKTAVALAIALQLDFKETLELLSAAGYTLSQSSKFDVIIQYFIHQANYNIHQINEVLFSFDQPLLGA; the protein is encoded by the coding sequence ATGCCATTAGAAATTGTTCGTAATGATCTTACCAAAATGAAAGTGGATGCAATTGTCAACGCCGCAAACACCGGGCTCCAAATGGGTGGCGGTGTATGTGGAGCCATTTTTCGAGCGGCAGGTGCTGGTGAACTGCAGGGGGCTTGTGATCAAATCGGTGGGTGCCAGGTAGGAGAAGCTGTGATAACGAATGGGTTTAACCTGGAACCAAAATATATCATACATACGCCAGGACCGATTTGGCAGGGTGGAACCAATCAGGAAGCTGACTTGTTAAAGAATTCTTACTTTAACTCTTTAGAACTAGCAAAAAAATATCGGTGCAATTCGATCGCCTTTCCATTAATTTCAACAGGCATTTATGGCTATCCCAAGGAAGAGGCTTTGCAGATTGCGATTTCCACTATAAGTTCCTATTTATTACATCATGATTTATTCGTTTACCTCGTTGTCTTTGATAAAAGTTCATTTGGTATCAGCAAGAAATTATTTCAATCCATTGAAGAGTATATCGACGAGAATTATGTTGATGAAGCTGGTCTCACGTTTAATCGTAATAGGGTAGACCCATATGTCCTGGAAGAGATGCGTGAGAATCAATGCGAGATATTTAAGGAAGCCGAATATTCCTTAGTAAATCTGTTAGATCAACTCGACGAGTCTTTTTCTGAAAGGCTGTTGCGTTTCATTGACGAAAAAGGCATGACAGATGTGGAGACCTATAAACGGGCCAATCTTGACCGGCGTTTATTCTCAAAAATCAGGACTAGTGTTGATTACTCACCAAAGAAGAAAACTGCCGTAGCATTGGCTATTGCGTTGCAACTGGATTTTAAGGAAACGTTGGAATTGCTGTCCGCTGCCGGTTATACCTTGTCACAGAGCAGTAAGTTTGATGTCATTATTCAGTACTTTATTCATCAAGCAAACTATAATATCCATCAAATTAATGAGGTTTTATTTTCTTTTGACCAACCATTACTTGGTGCTTAA
- a CDS encoding Crp/Fnr family transcriptional regulator: MNDIVNEFNLLNPWLDYLPFTWQELKQKSEQIRFEKHETIFHQNEVGHYIYLIESGRVRLFLISPNGEEKALTIIGKNGLLGECSLNGDSRYATNAITASEVILHRISIPTFFDFLSKNPQYIHQTLDLITKKYRLLCSQSLQLSYMKALPRVCAAFIQLSLQYGVRTGEKQVQVTISFTHQEMANLLGTTRVTIAKNIKWLEDHSYIVKKGKLYVINNIEELAELANDKMLFP, from the coding sequence ATGAATGATATTGTTAATGAGTTCAATTTGCTCAATCCTTGGCTGGACTATCTTCCTTTCACATGGCAGGAATTAAAGCAAAAATCCGAACAAATTAGATTTGAAAAGCACGAAACTATTTTCCACCAAAACGAAGTTGGCCATTATATATATTTAATTGAATCTGGGCGCGTTCGGTTGTTCTTGATTTCACCAAACGGAGAAGAAAAGGCGCTCACAATTATCGGGAAAAATGGGCTACTAGGTGAGTGTTCTTTGAATGGTGACTCCCGTTATGCTACTAATGCAATAACCGCTTCTGAAGTAATACTACATAGAATTTCAATCCCAACCTTTTTTGACTTTCTTTCGAAAAACCCGCAATACATTCATCAAACTCTTGACCTTATTACTAAAAAATATCGGCTTTTGTGTTCGCAATCTTTACAATTAAGCTATATGAAAGCCCTGCCAAGGGTTTGTGCAGCTTTCATTCAGCTATCTTTACAATATGGCGTAAGGACAGGTGAGAAACAGGTTCAAGTAACCATTAGTTTTACTCATCAAGAAATGGCAAACTTGCTAGGTACTACAAGGGTAACCATTGCAAAGAATATTAAATGGCTGGAAGATCATTCATATATTGTAAAAAAAGGAAAGTTATATGTGATTAATAATATTGAAGAGCTTGCTGAGTTGGCTAATGATAAAATGCTATTTCCTTAG
- a CDS encoding DsbA family oxidoreductase — MGKRHLEDAIKQIDHPIEVTYRCYELDPTAGRDIKENIYEALAKKYGMSIEQAKANTERMVHMAKAAGLDYHMDTLILTNTFDAHRVTMFAKKYGLMKEMTERILHAYFTESKHIGDHKTLTDLAVEVGLIREAVENMLASDEMANEVRADEQTAQQYRITGVPFFLINKKYALSGAQPTEAFVQALRKVIQEDEIVVLNNDDGIVCDENGCEIPKK, encoded by the coding sequence ATTGGCAAAAGGCATCTGGAGGATGCCATTAAACAGATTGACCATCCGATTGAAGTAACCTATCGTTGCTACGAATTGGATCCGACAGCGGGTCGGGACATTAAAGAAAACATTTATGAAGCGTTAGCTAAAAAATATGGGATGAGCATCGAGCAAGCAAAAGCCAATACTGAACGAATGGTTCATATGGCCAAGGCAGCTGGACTAGATTATCATATGGATACGCTCATTTTAACAAATACCTTCGATGCACACCGTGTGACGATGTTTGCTAAGAAGTATGGTTTAATGAAAGAGATGACAGAGCGCATTTTACACGCGTATTTCACGGAATCCAAGCATATTGGTGATCATAAAACGTTAACAGATTTAGCAGTAGAGGTAGGGTTAATCCGGGAAGCTGTTGAAAACATGCTTGCAAGTGATGAAATGGCGAATGAAGTGCGTGCGGATGAACAAACCGCACAGCAGTACCGAATTACAGGTGTTCCATTCTTCCTTATTAATAAAAAGTATGCCCTATCCGGTGCACAACCAACGGAGGCATTTGTTCAAGCATTGAGAAAAGTCATTCAAGAGGATGAAATCGTTGTGTTAAACAACGATGATGGAATCGTCTGTGATGAAAATGGTTGTGAAATTCCTAAAAAGTAA
- a CDS encoding nuclease-related domain-containing protein, protein MTWLIISTLLAASVAWLAYKVKKEKAKQKEMRNNHFQELTAFKELQKATMETAAANFDEKVMHLSESYQREIEKLMIENEDIRKNYRNQGEIITHQILENFKSDLIRKKIIPPDEMIIMPNIFIPEINGNYRQIDHLVLLSTGIYVLETKHWKGHILLGLTKMGSHRFSFLAEFVDSEKEETLIFDKDESGALTVKTYENPISQVQETAVILSNYLQSQDITTWINSLVFFNDDDKELHDWSDNSTVKRFTNKEQLQQFFINELTSKNRIYGAFQLNNIKHLIESANYI, encoded by the coding sequence ATGACCTGGTTAATTATTTCCACTTTACTAGCTGCATCTGTCGCTTGGTTAGCTTATAAAGTTAAAAAGGAAAAGGCTAAACAAAAAGAAATGAGAAACAACCATTTCCAAGAGTTAACAGCCTTTAAAGAATTGCAAAAAGCTACAATGGAAACGGCAGCAGCCAACTTCGATGAGAAGGTTATGCATTTGTCCGAATCATACCAACGTGAAATAGAAAAACTCATGATCGAAAATGAAGATATACGGAAAAATTATAGAAACCAAGGGGAAATCATCACCCATCAGATACTCGAAAATTTCAAATCTGATTTAATTCGAAAAAAAATTATTCCACCCGATGAAATGATTATTATGCCGAATATTTTTATACCTGAGATAAACGGCAATTATCGGCAGATCGATCACCTTGTACTCTTATCAACTGGTATATATGTATTAGAAACAAAACACTGGAAAGGTCATATATTATTGGGATTAACAAAAATGGGCAGCCATAGGTTTTCTTTTTTAGCAGAGTTTGTGGACAGTGAAAAAGAGGAAACGCTTATATTCGATAAGGATGAGTCGGGAGCATTAACTGTAAAGACATATGAAAATCCAATTAGCCAGGTTCAGGAGACAGCCGTCATCCTATCAAATTATTTACAAAGTCAAGATATTACAACATGGATAAACTCCTTGGTATTCTTTAATGACGATGATAAAGAGCTTCATGATTGGTCGGATAACAGCACCGTAAAACGGTTTACAAATAAAGAGCAGTTACAACAGTTTTTTATAAACGAGCTTACATCCAAAAATAGAATATATGGTGCTTTTCAGCTTAATAATATAAAGCATCTTATTGAAAGCGCTAATTATATTTAA
- a CDS encoding DUF3830 family protein translates to MNTFTITFLDSDVSLKARVLNEKAPSTSAAFMRLLGNPIYTTGRHAMYTGKEISIQLPVDVCKDTSLHDPAKENLTCFPQPGDILFTFMPEYAWGGIPTPIYDFGLFYGKDARTFFPAGWIPGNLFARVVEEDLVELEEIGKVIHMKGQQKIMISQNL, encoded by the coding sequence TTGAATACATTTACGATTACCTTTTTAGATTCAGATGTTTCACTCAAGGCAAGAGTATTAAATGAGAAGGCCCCTTCGACAAGTGCCGCTTTCATGAGATTGCTTGGGAACCCTATTTATACAACCGGAAGGCATGCAATGTATACAGGGAAAGAAATTTCTATCCAATTGCCAGTAGATGTTTGTAAAGATACATCTCTTCATGATCCAGCAAAAGAAAATCTAACGTGTTTCCCTCAGCCAGGAGATATTCTTTTTACCTTTATGCCTGAGTACGCATGGGGGGGAATTCCAACTCCAATCTATGATTTTGGGCTTTTTTATGGAAAAGATGCACGCACCTTTTTTCCAGCTGGTTGGATTCCAGGTAATCTTTTTGCAAGAGTGGTAGAAGAAGATTTGGTAGAACTTGAGGAAATTGGCAAAGTCATTCATATGAAGGGACAGCAAAAAATAATGATAAGCCAGAACCTTTAA
- a CDS encoding GNAT family N-acetyltransferase has translation MNFKTYDQWNEAIWAEAGFIYKQAFKDKGAKPVEIIRNMFQKGICYLHVGYIEDQIVAMALTGKLNELDALLIDYLAVHPDFQNQGLGKKMVNYIHEWCQTKEHFDALIIEVEAEKTPENLKRIHFWQQCGFTLTDYIHQYIWVPEPYQAMYVQTTSKHKEFTGEDLFKHIGKFHKASFQKKR, from the coding sequence TTGAATTTTAAAACTTATGATCAATGGAATGAAGCGATTTGGGCCGAAGCAGGCTTCATCTATAAACAGGCTTTTAAGGACAAGGGAGCAAAACCAGTGGAAATCATTCGAAACATGTTTCAAAAAGGGATTTGCTATTTGCATGTTGGCTATATAGAAGACCAAATCGTAGCGATGGCCCTTACCGGTAAATTGAATGAACTGGATGCTTTATTAATTGATTATTTGGCTGTTCATCCAGATTTTCAAAATCAAGGGTTAGGGAAGAAAATGGTGAACTATATTCATGAATGGTGTCAGACTAAAGAACACTTTGATGCATTAATTATTGAAGTAGAAGCAGAAAAAACACCGGAAAACCTGAAAAGAATTCATTTTTGGCAGCAGTGCGGTTTTACCTTGACTGATTATATTCATCAGTATATTTGGGTGCCGGAGCCTTATCAGGCAATGTATGTTCAAACCACTTCTAAGCATAAGGAATTTACTGGTGAGGATTTGTTTAAGCATATTGGAAAGTTCCATAAAGCATCTTTTCAGAAAAAGAGATAA
- a CDS encoding AAA domain-containing protein, with protein MGIITFNSKQQSKIQDQIDKLVSEDEEFSSVYNQMLTRDLDERVFVKIIENVQGDERDIILFSIAYAKNEEGKVYNRFGMLNQKGGENRLNVAVTRAKEGITVVSSIEPEELNVANTSQMGPKLLKAYLKYVRAVSHAQVEQINAVVQEVNKNVNTHVQEKELQFDSPFEEQVYHQLRNLGYDVTTQVGMSGYRIDMAIIHPHDSSRYILGIECDGAMYHSSANAKERDVYRQRFLESRGWTIERIWSRNWWKNSSAEIEKIDQKVKELLRIEEVREKVVK; from the coding sequence GTGGGGATCATTACCTTTAACTCTAAGCAACAGTCGAAAATCCAGGATCAGATTGATAAGCTTGTAAGTGAAGATGAGGAATTCAGTTCTGTTTATAATCAAATGTTAACTAGAGATTTGGATGAGCGTGTTTTCGTGAAAATTATTGAAAATGTCCAAGGGGATGAAAGGGACATTATTCTCTTCTCAATTGCATATGCAAAGAATGAAGAAGGCAAGGTTTATAATCGGTTTGGGATGCTGAATCAAAAAGGTGGAGAGAACCGTCTAAACGTTGCCGTCACACGGGCAAAAGAAGGAATCACGGTAGTTTCTAGTATTGAACCGGAAGAACTAAATGTTGCTAATACATCTCAGATGGGTCCGAAATTATTAAAAGCTTATCTAAAATATGTAAGAGCAGTATCACATGCACAAGTAGAACAGATAAATGCTGTTGTGCAAGAAGTAAATAAAAATGTAAATACACATGTGCAAGAAAAAGAATTGCAATTTGACTCTCCATTTGAAGAACAGGTTTACCATCAATTGAGAAATCTCGGATACGATGTAACAACTCAAGTGGGGATGTCAGGATATAGAATTGACATGGCTATTATTCATCCGCATGATTCATCGAGGTATATTTTGGGGATCGAATGTGATGGAGCCATGTATCATAGCTCGGCTAATGCCAAGGAAAGAGATGTCTATCGTCAACGGTTCCTTGAAAGCAGAGGCTGGACAATCGAACGTATTTGGAGTCGAAACTGGTGGAAGAACTCATCGGCTGAGATTGAGAAGATTGACCAGAAAGTGAAGGAATTGTTGAGGATTGAAGAGGTAAGGGAGAAGGTTGTGAAATAA
- a CDS encoding TIGR02206 family membrane protein: MFSVTGMQGFELFSAAHIWTLVVFFVACGVLVYFRNKAKIYQKIIKWTLFLLLPACEISSHVWLILTDQWDVSDLPLQLCSLSTFLAMYLFLKKNRKMFYLLYFFGTLPPFLAMVTPEMVYTFPHFHFIEYFLHHSVLPLAALYFILYEGYRVPKKAILFSYVTANIIAVPIFILNKLIDTNFFYLAAPTKSETILTFFGTGIMYYINLEIAALIVFGITYIPMEILQRVERKKKAVEKIEVPSSVGPDM, encoded by the coding sequence ATGTTTTCTGTTACAGGAATGCAGGGGTTTGAGTTGTTTTCTGCAGCGCATATTTGGACCTTAGTGGTATTCTTTGTTGCTTGTGGTGTACTTGTGTATTTCAGAAATAAAGCTAAGATTTATCAGAAGATTATTAAATGGACACTGTTTCTTCTTTTGCCCGCTTGTGAGATTTCTTCGCATGTATGGTTAATCCTAACCGACCAATGGGATGTGAGCGATCTTCCTTTACAGCTGTGTTCGCTTAGTACCTTTTTAGCCATGTATTTATTTTTGAAAAAGAATCGAAAGATGTTCTATTTATTGTATTTTTTCGGTACGCTTCCTCCATTTTTAGCGATGGTTACACCAGAAATGGTCTACACATTTCCTCATTTTCACTTTATCGAATACTTCCTTCATCATTCCGTACTTCCGTTAGCCGCATTATATTTCATCCTATACGAAGGTTACAGGGTTCCAAAGAAAGCCATCTTGTTTAGTTATGTAACCGCTAACATTATTGCCGTTCCCATTTTTATTTTGAATAAGCTGATTGATACGAACTTTTTCTACTTGGCTGCGCCAACAAAATCAGAAACTATTCTGACCTTCTTCGGAACGGGAATTATGTATTATATCAATCTAGAGATTGCCGCACTAATTGTATTTGGGATTACCTATATTCCAATGGAGATTTTACAAAGGGTCGAAAGGAAAAAGAAAGCTGTAGAAAAGATTGAAGTACCATCAAGTGTTGGGCCGGACATGTAA
- a CDS encoding vWA domain-containing protein, translated as MKKNVTELVFILDKSGSMAGLEADTIGGYNAMLAKQQKAEGEAIVTTVLFDHDYELLHDRINVKGISPITDKDYEVGGTTALLDAIGFTIQKIVNVQKRTSEEERAEKVLFVITTDGMENASLEFTADKIKKMVQMQKEKYGWEFLFLGANIDAVATAARFGIEEDFAVDYHADEVGTQLNYEAVSEAVSNLRCGKTIERSWKEGIERDYNRRMRNV; from the coding sequence ATGAAAAAGAATGTGACTGAGTTAGTGTTTATTTTAGACAAAAGCGGCTCTATGGCAGGCCTTGAAGCTGATACGATTGGCGGCTATAATGCCATGCTTGCGAAACAGCAGAAGGCCGAAGGGGAAGCCATTGTAACTACGGTTTTATTCGACCACGATTACGAGTTATTGCACGACCGAATCAATGTAAAAGGCATTTCGCCTATAACCGATAAGGATTATGAAGTTGGCGGCACAACGGCATTATTGGATGCGATTGGATTTACCATTCAGAAAATCGTGAATGTGCAAAAGAGAACTAGTGAAGAGGAACGAGCCGAAAAGGTGCTGTTTGTTATTACAACGGATGGGATGGAAAATGCCAGCCTTGAGTTTACCGCTGATAAAATCAAGAAGATGGTTCAGATGCAAAAAGAGAAATATGGATGGGAATTCCTGTTTCTTGGAGCGAACATTGATGCGGTTGCAACAGCGGCCAGATTTGGTATCGAGGAAGACTTCGCCGTGGATTACCATGCGGACGAGGTTGGAACACAATTAAATTATGAAGCAGTGAGTGAAGCCGTGAGTAATCTTCGCTGTGGTAAAACAATTGAGCGGAGCTGGAAGGAAGGGATTGAGAGGGATTACAATCGTCGGATGAGAAATGTATAA
- a CDS encoding aminotransferase class V-fold PLP-dependent enzyme, with amino-acid sequence MENLVGIRSEFPILEKKIILSSCSQSAISRKVIEAMDAYKNSLIEEGMSWDVWMEQVNSAKVKFSELINCRPDEVAILSSVSDSISSILHSLDLNMQEVCVTEMDFPCIGQAVLAQKRLQNFKITFIPSDNNVIPLEYYEAYISEKTGLTCIPHVSYYNGFKQDIKEIAKIAHKKGSLLLVDAYQSAGSMEIDVKDMDIDILVTGMQKYLLGVPGLSFLYVKKEISEQLSPSTIGWFGQKNPFDFNLKSLELAESTQRFNTGTPPVVNAYIADAALSLINEIGIKAIEQHLNNLSSYTLETATQMGFQIASPLDLQTKGASTAIYIKDANRIENLLKEQGIIVSARKDVIRIAPHIYNTKEDIYESLAQLSRLTL; translated from the coding sequence ATGGAAAATTTAGTAGGAATTAGATCGGAATTTCCCATCTTAGAAAAGAAAATCATACTTTCAAGTTGTTCACAAAGTGCAATTTCACGTAAGGTAATTGAAGCCATGGATGCATATAAAAATAGCTTAATAGAAGAAGGTATGTCTTGGGATGTTTGGATGGAACAGGTGAATAGCGCAAAGGTGAAATTCTCTGAACTTATTAACTGTAGACCTGATGAAGTAGCCATTTTATCTTCAGTTTCTGATTCTATTTCATCTATATTACACTCATTAGATTTAAATATGCAAGAGGTTTGTGTAACAGAAATGGATTTTCCTTGTATTGGTCAAGCAGTATTGGCACAAAAAAGACTTCAAAATTTTAAGATTACATTTATACCATCGGATAATAATGTCATACCACTTGAATACTATGAAGCATATATTTCTGAGAAAACAGGACTTACCTGTATTCCCCATGTTTCCTATTACAATGGATTCAAACAAGATATTAAAGAAATCGCAAAAATTGCCCATAAAAAGGGATCTCTTCTTTTAGTAGATGCCTATCAGTCTGCCGGCAGTATGGAAATAGACGTTAAAGATATGGATATTGATATATTGGTAACGGGAATGCAGAAGTATCTTCTAGGGGTACCTGGCCTCTCATTCCTTTATGTAAAAAAAGAGATTTCGGAACAATTATCACCGTCGACCATTGGATGGTTTGGGCAGAAAAACCCTTTTGACTTTAATTTAAAATCATTGGAATTAGCTGAGTCCACGCAGCGATTTAATACTGGGACCCCTCCAGTGGTTAATGCTTATATCGCTGATGCAGCTCTTTCTCTCATTAATGAGATTGGGATCAAGGCAATAGAGCAGCATTTGAACAATTTATCATCTTATACTTTAGAAACGGCTACGCAAATGGGATTTCAGATTGCTAGTCCATTAGATTTACAAACGAAAGGTGCCAGCACAGCAATTTATATTAAGGATGCTAATAGGATTGAAAATTTATTGAAAGAGCAAGGCATCATTGTATCGGCCCGAAAAGATGTCATCCGTATCGCACCACATATTTATAATACCAAAGAAGACATTTATGAAAGTTTAGCTCAATTAAGCCGTTTAACTTTGTAA